The Virgibacillus phasianinus genome includes a window with the following:
- a CDS encoding sugar phosphate isomerase/epimerase family protein, with the protein MKQGKIGVQMMMLKGKVEELGAYETMKQLHELGFGAVEVSQIPMTEENVAELKRASTDFDIKIAAMSAPLEPMMPGAPGETLTNDFEKIVNDCKTLECDFLRIGMLPLNIMGDKDKILGFIARAEVMAERLAEQGINLYYHTHHIEFQKYEGEYLLDLIKNNTTKLGFELDVHWIQRAGVNPVQFIGEYKGRISLLHLKDYRIGNLDINEEDLNDMDKFFNKFTNLIEFAEVGEGNLDMKAIIDAGLESGAQYFLIEQDDTYGRDPFDCLKLSADNLKELGYADWF; encoded by the coding sequence ATGAAACAAGGTAAAATTGGTGTGCAAATGATGATGCTTAAGGGTAAAGTGGAAGAACTTGGCGCTTATGAAACGATGAAACAGTTACACGAATTAGGTTTTGGTGCAGTGGAAGTATCACAAATTCCAATGACAGAAGAAAATGTAGCGGAATTAAAAAGGGCAAGTACTGACTTTGATATTAAAATTGCCGCAATGTCCGCTCCTTTAGAGCCAATGATGCCAGGTGCTCCGGGAGAGACGTTAACAAATGACTTTGAAAAAATTGTTAATGACTGTAAGACACTGGAATGTGACTTTCTGCGTATTGGAATGCTTCCATTAAATATTATGGGTGATAAAGATAAGATTCTTGGCTTCATTGCTAGAGCTGAGGTAATGGCCGAAAGATTAGCTGAACAGGGAATTAACCTTTATTATCATACGCATCATATTGAATTTCAAAAATACGAAGGAGAATATTTGTTAGATTTGATTAAAAATAATACAACTAAGCTTGGTTTTGAATTGGATGTTCATTGGATCCAACGGGCTGGGGTAAATCCAGTACAGTTTATTGGAGAGTATAAAGGACGTATTTCGTTATTGCATTTAAAGGATTATCGTATTGGTAATTTAGATATAAACGAAGAAGATTTAAACGATATGGATAAGTTTTTCAATAAATTCACAAATCTGATTGAATTTGCAGAAGTCGGTGAAGGAAATCTTGATATGAAGGCTATTATAGATGCTGGTCTTGAAAGTGGGGCACAATATTTCCTAATTGAACAGGATGATACATATGGACGGGATCCATTTGATTGTCTGAAACTATCAGCAGATAACTTAAAAGAACTAGGTTATGCGGACTGGTTTTAA
- a CDS encoding Gfo/Idh/MocA family protein has translation MLKIAVIGLGDISKIHIPAIQARTNAKLVAVCDIDESLRDTVPDAVFYTNYQEMLDRETLDCVHVCLPHHLHYAATKACVMKGVHVFQEKPLARNAEEGMALVDLEKEHEEIKICVAFQNRFNETFEKLQEIVKSGEYGGVIGIKGLVTWYRPKAYYDVKPWRGIMKYAGGGVMINQAIHTLDLMQLVGGEVKTIRGSIDNLFDYGYEVEDTAVANITFTNGATGLFFATNTNAGNSSVELQVMLEKGKLTVKDSILTKVNDSGIKEKIIEDARLPGSKFYYGASHAKLINHFYTCIENDSQDYIHIKDAQISMEMISTIRRSSDIKQEIKMEVYQ, from the coding sequence ATGCTTAAAATAGCAGTCATTGGACTCGGAGATATCTCAAAGATTCACATACCAGCAATACAAGCTAGAACTAATGCCAAATTGGTTGCCGTGTGTGATATTGATGAGTCATTAAGAGATACTGTACCAGATGCAGTTTTTTATACTAATTACCAGGAGATGCTTGACAGGGAAACACTTGATTGTGTTCACGTTTGCCTGCCACATCATCTTCATTACGCTGCAACGAAAGCATGTGTAATGAAAGGAGTCCATGTATTTCAGGAAAAGCCATTGGCACGAAATGCTGAGGAAGGAATGGCTTTAGTAGATTTGGAGAAAGAACACGAGGAAATCAAAATATGTGTTGCCTTCCAGAATCGTTTCAATGAGACGTTCGAAAAACTTCAGGAAATTGTCAAAAGCGGGGAATACGGGGGAGTAATTGGAATAAAGGGATTAGTGACCTGGTATCGACCAAAAGCTTATTATGATGTGAAACCTTGGCGTGGCATAATGAAATACGCAGGTGGTGGTGTGATGATTAATCAAGCCATCCACACCTTGGATTTAATGCAGCTCGTAGGTGGGGAAGTTAAAACAATTAGGGGATCGATTGATAATTTATTTGATTATGGCTATGAGGTTGAGGATACTGCTGTTGCCAATATTACATTTACTAACGGCGCCACAGGGTTATTTTTTGCAACGAATACGAATGCAGGAAATTCCAGTGTTGAGCTGCAGGTTATGTTAGAAAAAGGAAAACTGACGGTTAAAGACAGTATCTTAACGAAAGTAAACGATAGCGGTATCAAAGAAAAGATAATTGAAGATGCCAGGCTTCCTGGATCAAAGTTTTATTACGGTGCCAGTCACGCAAAATTAATTAATCACTTCTATACATGTATCGAAAATGATTCCCAGGATTATATCCACATAAAGGATGCTCAAATATCCATGGAAATGATTAGTACGATTCGCAGATCTTCAGATATTAAACAAGAAATAAAAATGGAGGTATATCAATGA